A genomic region of Metopolophium dirhodum isolate CAU chromosome 1, ASM1992520v1, whole genome shotgun sequence contains the following coding sequences:
- the LOC132935034 gene encoding E3 SUMO-protein ligase ZBED1-like, protein MSLSKKTSSVWSHFTVVEGTHFAKCDICKHKYSFKTSVTNLKTHLAKAHWIQMTTIQPVENDQLMDDPPPPSAPTAQSLPSTSTSFSITQAETGSQNTEQPLPNTAQNLPIVRKRKQASITTFVPKKMTFDVQKKIDEGLLKLFTKDFQPFKVVEDEGFKNFVKLLNPAYKLPDRHTISKVHIPALYEKSLNETKELITNESLSGCLTTDCWTSRSNIAFISITYHFIDTQFVLRSVLLGCYEFSESHTGENLRDTIQETLDKWGLNKEKIVLAVSDNANNIKSALSMLQVKSLGCFAHTLNLIVQDALKLQSYLIDKIKCIVTHFRKSSRANHKLNIYQTSNGSNVPKKLLQDISTRWNSTYYMLDRFVELEDAIRATLGLLDNPPQILSANEWKIAKELIQVLRPFEEATKAVSGSKYMTASIIIVIAQGLQNVCEQMAKKNFTIEVINVIKKLQGGMQHRDRWGSIERSKTLVRCTFLDPRFKGITLTNAMQQSTKTEIIELTAAIISESRLFDAQLQEDSNPLPQEVDEDESVVSIWKTIDSRVAQLRPTSTTTSRAIIEVQRYLEDTIINRNCDPLKWWFDNKHNYPYLNQLARKMLCALGTSVPCERVFSKAGLLLSDRRCNLSSKKAEMLLFLNQNT, encoded by the exons atgagCCTCAGTAAAAAAACAAGTAGTGTTTGGTCTCATTTTACTGTAGTTGAGGGCACTCACTTTGCAAAATGTGACATTTGTAAACACAAATACTCATTTAAGACAAGTGTCACAAATTTGAAAACACATCTTGCTAAAGCGCATTGGATCCAAATGACTACCATTCAA CCAGTTGAAAATGACCAACTGATGGACGATCCACCTCCACCATCTGCTCCAACTGCTCAAAGTTTGCCCTCGACGTCTACATCGTTCTCTATAACACAAGCAGAAACAGGTTCACAAAATACTGAACAACCACTACCTAATACTGCCCAAAACTTACCAATAGTACGTAAAAGGAAGCAAGCATCAATTACCACATTTGTGCCCAAAAAGATGACATTTGATGTTCAAAAAAAGATTGACGAGGGTCTTCTAAAATTGTTCACTAAGGACTTTCAGCCGTTTAAAGTAGTGGAAGACGAGGGTTTCAAGAATTTTGTTAAACTTTTAAATCCCGCTTATAAATTACCTGATCGTCACACAATATCCAAAGTCCATATCCCTGCgctatatgaaaaaagtttaaacGAGACCAAAGAACTAATAACCAATGAATCTTTGAGTGGTTGTTTAACGACAGATTGTTGGACATCTCGAAGCAATATAGCATTCATTTCTATCACTTATCATTTTATTGacacacaatttgttttaagGTCTGTATTGTTGGGATGCTATGAGTTTTCTGAAAGCCATACAGGGGAAAATCTACGTGACACAATTCAAGAAACACTTGATAAATGGGGCttgaataaagaaaaaattgttcTAGCAGTATCAGATAACGCTAATAACATAAAATCTGCATTGAGTATGTTACAAGTTAAGAGTTTGGGGTGTTTTGCTCATACCCTCAACTTAATTGTCCAAGATGCATTGAAGTTACAGTCATATTTAATCGAtaagataaaatgtattgtaactcACTTTAGGAAAAGTAGTAGGGCAAACCACAAACTCAATATATATCAAACAAGCAATGGATCTAATGTACCTAAAAAACTGTTACAAGATATAAGTACACGTTGGAACTCGACATATTATATGTTAGATCGTTTTGTTGAGTTAGAGGATGCGATTAGGGCTACTCTAGGATTATTAGATAACCCCCCTCAAATACTTTCTGCAAATGAATGGAAAATTGCCAAGGAACTCATTCAAGTGTTACGTCCTTTTGAGGAAGCTACAAAGGCGGTTAGTGGCAGCAAGTATATGACCGCATCTATAATTATAGTGATTGCCCAAGGTCTTCAGAATGTTTGTGAGCAGATGGCTAAGAAAAACTTTACCATAGaggtaataaatgttataaaaaagtTACAAGGTGGTATGCAACATAGAGACAGATGGGGATCAATAGAGCGTAGTAAGACGTTGGTTAGGTGTACATTTCTGGATCCTCGATTCAAAGGTATAACATTAACAAATGCAATGCAACAGTCAACGAAAACTGAAATTATTGAGTTAACTGCTGCAATTATTTCTGAAAGTCGATTGTTTGATGCTCAACTTCAAGAAGATTCCAATCCTTTACCTCAAGAAGTTGATGAAGATGAAAGTGTTGTGTCTATCTGGAAAACAATAGATTCAAGAGTAGCACAACTTCGACCCACAAGCACAACTACATCCAGAGCAATTATAGAGGTACAGCGATATTTAGAAGACACAATTATCAATAGAAATTGTGATCCTCTTAAGTGGTGGTTTGATAATAAGCATAATTATCCTTACCTCAACCAGTTGGCCAGAAAAATGTTATGCGCTCTTGGAACATCAGTGCCATGTGAAAGAGTTTTTTCCAAAGCGGGACTACTATTAAGTGATCGGCGCTGCAATTTAAGCAGCAAAAAGGCAGAAATGTTACTTTTCCTAAATCAAAATACATAG